In Channa argus isolate prfri chromosome 15, Channa argus male v1.0, whole genome shotgun sequence, the DNA window GGCAGATAATGATTAGGGGTAGGCAGTATGGTTGAGTTGTAAGGGTTGGGGAAAGGCATTGATAAAAGTGATAATCcacttaaaactattttttttaagactatCACCTACAAATCATTGACTGTTATTAGTTGTaagtctgtgtatttttttcttgactGACTGGCTAATTCTTGAAATAAGTGTTGAATGCAGTTCGCAAAATACTACATATCACtaaatgtcttttatattttaatattagtgCATTTCAACTTATTGGTATTGTGTTAGTATCAGTAGAGTCCTTCAAAAGCTCGGATCAGTTGAATCCTACTCTAAAAGGCTGCGTCATTATCCCAGCCACATTGGATGTTGGTGTTTAGCACTTTCGGTTTGCAGCTTTCTGGGTTGGAACAAGCAGTTAGGGTTAGCGTTTCACCAGGAGGCTCCTCTTACCTGCAGCCGTCAGCAGGACCATGGAATAATACCTGCATCAGGTTACCACAGGCCTCTCATCTAACCAGCTTGCCACATTATAGGTATGAGCCCTGCAATCCAGCTGGAGAGCTAAGTCCAGCAGGTAATAGCTGTCCGGGGGGCCTGCAGAGAGCTCTGGCTGGGGGGGAAGTGGAATGTCAGCTGTCCATTCCATGAAGAAGTACTTGGGCTGAGCAAAAAGATGAAGGATCCTGCTCTTCCAGCAAAGTGTTAGGTGTCCATCATACGGAGGTGTAGTGTTACAGCACTTTATCTTTGCCCTTCATCTCTCAGCCGTCATTACCTCATCAGTGATCACAAACAGACACGTTCGATGACAGAGAGTCTGCCTGCTCACAACCCAGGGGGACCCTGGCTTCTTAAATTCTACGTATTTGCATTTGATTACTTCGGCTATTCATCCAGCTCTCTGAATGTGAGCCACCTTGCTAATCTGCAGCAGGGTCAGACGGAGATGGTGTGGTCTACAGCATGGCAGACAGGCGGTGATATATGGGGCCGTGGGACACTTGTCCCTGTTAGACCCCACACCGACCCAATGACGAACCACAGATCCAAGCGCCATAGGGAACAAGAGTTTCACTGAGCACAGACAAAAGCCTGAAAGAGTAACCCAGCCACCCCCTGCTACTATTACCCATCCACTGCCTGATCACAGCAAGAGTCCAAAAGAGATGAGCAGGAAAAGACCAACGTAAATCTCAAACACAAGCACAGTAAAGCAGAGGGGGGTGAGGGGAGAAAGTGCAACACAGCAAACGGAGAAAAACAAGAGTTTACAGCTCTGCCATCAGCTCAGTGAGGCTGTACACAGCTGTTGTTCGAGCTCAGTGAGATTCAGCttatgcagttttatttaaaatgaaaaagtgctGGTGTTTAGTGCAGCGTTTACCAAGCCATCTAGCTTGAGAAGATATGAAGGCGTGGATAACTCTTCCAAGGAACTTCTCTGACTTCGGAATGGATTCATAGTTTTTATAGCGGATTAACAAATGGATTATTCATACGGGATAAATATCAGAACCAAATTACATAATAATCCATTTATTAGGGAATTTCAATCAAAACAAATTTGATAATGCTAGAGGAATAGTCAGGATCACAAAACATGTTATCGTCTGTGAATTGTGAATATCTATTCAGCATTTGTTGTCCATCCATTTtccgtatttttttttttacaaagtacGTGAGAAGACAAGACTTCTGATTTATCATATGGGTACTTTTCCTAATATCTAAAAATGATTCAGTAATAGTTGTAAAGATATTTCACTCTGAACCATAAAATTCCACCTCAGTGCAACATTAGAGGAAAAGACAAAGTCAGCTGCATTTGTTCTCTGGGAAACGtgaatgtctttaaaaaatgtcccCACCTTTTCAATCATTGCTGAGATATTCCTGTCTATTCCTATGTGGTAGACTGGAATGGGGCTGGCCTggctaaaaaataaagaaaatatgtcaTTTAGACAACTAAGATGAtgtaaaacttattttttattgtcaaagaaaagcaggaaataaaataaaaacagaaaagtaaaagaatgCATACAGCGTCTCTGACTTTACAGAACAAATCATGAGGTATGATGCCGAGAAGAGCtaatacacaaacatttcacgGTTGCCTTGTTTTTACAGAGAGTCCTTTCTCTTGTTCGAGTGCATCAACACCTCATAATTCACAAAAGAGTGAAACTAGTAAACTGGTAAACTGCATAGAAAGACAGACAACAACTAAAATATAACAAGTATCACTATACATTGATtgcacttttacacattttagagGAAAACGGCAAATTACTGTATCTATAAAGTTTAAATCTATGTGTCGGCATATGGACTGATTGGTTTTGGTTAATCTGTGTCCACTGAAAAATATCTGCATTACATCTTTAGTTCGTGTATCTTTTTTCGTTCTCAGTTTCTtcctcaaacacaaaaagacatttcctctttgtcataaaaaaaatgactcTGAACGCCGTCACACAGTCAGTTTCCAAGTGTTGTTCTTGGCACATAGAAGGTCAGGTATTCATTTACAAATCACTGGTCTATCTTAAGTGAGCAGGTCTTAATAGTTCTCTGTTATGGATTTTTGCCTCAAGCTGTCTTGTGTTCATTATATGTTTTACAGCATGAAACTCAGATATGTCCTCTGCATCTACTGTACAGCTACAAAGTCACAGGATTAAAGAATGTGGTTACTAAGTACTTCTACAAGGAATATTTCCATTTGATATAAGACTAAACTAAATTGTCAATTTTTGCATTCTTCTTAAAATAGCAACATATCcagtataattattattaaagtagAGAAACTAGCCCtaattatttcagaaaatgcATAAAGAGAAAAGTTAAAGAATCACTCACACCAAACATCATTTGGCAAATATCGGTTAGGTCATCGTTATAGTGCTGCTGTGACAGTGCCTTACACCTGCTCATACCTCCCAGTAAAAGTCCTGTGGAACTGTTGGTCATGTACTCAGATCTTTTTTTGCCCAGTGGTTGTGCTTGATCTAGTCGACAATAACAGTAtgaacacacatatatacaatgTAAACAGAGACATTATCCCAAAGGCCTGTTCACACCTGTATTTATAAAGGGGAAATATGCAAAAATATCACTCAACAGTGATGCATTTGCAACCAGCGGTTTAATGACATTGGTGTGGTGGGAAATATAACTGCTGTCAGAAATTCTGTATTtctgaaatacaaaaattattttgctcAGAATTACAGCTTAAATTATGTGACATATATGTGGCattatttattagttcataattaTATACATCAAATATATGTAAGCTAAGAGCTAATATGTTTGATGAATGGTGGTTTACTGTGGATGTACTATACGTTTTCAGACTCCAAAATGACGTCCAGTCATTTAAATGAGGTccatacattttacaatgatactacaaatattaaaatcccCTTTCTAGTGTCTGGAAAGGTTTTACACTAAGAAAACCTTTATGAAATAAACATTCATAATACAAAGACTAACAACAGACTTTGTTTGCAGTTCCAGGTATCCTGTCTCTTTTGCAATCGTTATCTATGGGGGACAAATTGCATGAAGAAGATTTTCATTGCAGTTAATGTGTGGCCACTGGGACAAATTGTCATCAAGTCTGAGTGGCAGCTCCACATTAAAGTCTTTTAATACAATAAACTATGCTGCtgattaaaactttaaaagtttgtttgcaaGCTTTAATTAAttagactttgttttaattaaatgtacaatCCTGAGATCAAAATATCTGAAGTAAACAAATACAGACGTATAGTGGTTCTGATCTTGCCAGCAACACCTACTAGTCACCGCCTAGTGCATCTAATAGTCACTATATGTCAACAAGCCACTAcgacaaaacatttcaaaactcACAGACCGATATTACAATGGTGCACCAGGTGGTGTGACCGGGCCTAAATCCTGaaaacaagtttttctttttttcttttctttttctctaaaGTCATTTCATGGTTCACCAAAAGTCTTTCCGAGATACTAGTTTTGTTGTCCCTGTGATTGTGTGAACCACTGCTTTACTTTGTGGCCTCTTTTGTAGGCATTGGGAGTATAGTTCCTGCATGAATcagcataaaaatgtaatttttatagAACAAAGTTCTCATGAGTATATAAAAGAGTCTTGTATTCCTCGTTagcaatgcaaatgttttttagtgTGAAAGTAAACCTTGAAAGTAACTATTCCTCAAAGTAGGGTGTCAATCCGGGTGCTGGGGTCTCTGCCTAATGATTCCCCAAGGTCAAACAGCTGGTCCAGGTTGACAGTGGAGCTACAGAGGAAATCACCACGGCCTTGTTCCTCCTCTTCAGGCCACGGACTCTCTAGGAAGGCTGTGGCGAGGAAGGTCTCCTCATCAAAATCTGACTCATCCTTACTTCTTTGGGTCTCCACCAACACATGGATGTCTGCTGTCCCCACAGGGGCTTCACCAGGGGTGATGTGGGTCCCTCGTACTGTCAGGTCCTCCTCTTTCATTATGGGGCTCAATGGTTCCTCACCCTCCAAACTGAGCTCACCCCTGAGGGCTGAGTCCAGCAAGGCATCCCAGTCAAAGTCCCCCTTCAGAGGTCCTATCTCCTTTTGTTCGTCTACAGGGAAGAGTGGAGAGCTGGAGCGCCGTGGGACTTTACTGGCACCATTTCTGGTGCCCACAGATTGTTTCCTCTTGTGCCCACCTCTTCCCCTAACTACTGGCCAAGATCCCAGCATGGTACCCTCAGCCAGATGGGGGTCCCAGTTTTGGTCAGCCCCAGTTTCCTCTTCGAACTCTCTAAGGAGCCTTTGGGACTCTTGGTTTATGCACAGACCTTCTATGGGGCTGCAGGGACCTCTGAGTTGGGGCTGGAGGTTGACCCTGAGCCTGTTCTGCAGTGCCGGGTTGATCTGGACTGGTGGTATTCTTCTCTTCTTGTAGGCACCACTCAGGAGGCGCTCAGCATACTGTGGGTCGATCTTCCAGAAACCGCCCTTCCCTGGCTCGTCTTTCTGCCGAGGAACCTTAATGAAGCACTTGTTGAGTGACAGATTGTGTCGAATGGAGTTCTGAAAACAGAGAAGCATATTCTCAAATAACAGCtcacatatttatttacctAAACTATTTCTGTTTTACCCCACCTTACAGGAAGAGTACAACATTTTGCCAAATATTCTAATTCTCTTTCTTGCAGTGACTTAGATGATGACAATTTGATGGCTACAATTAGCAGTTAGCTTAGCCCAACACAGAGActgtaaagtagaaaaaaaactatcatctttaaaataccaaaataaCCTATGAAATAATTTTCACAAAATATCTGGTGACAAAGTGACGCTAGTTGAGAAATTCCTCTCGTTGGTCTTCGAAACCTTTaggatttttttcccttgtatTGGCATTTTTCTCCAAACTGTTATTGTGTTGACAgaattttacaataaatcaatgaactcataaatacttttactgaaaaaaaaaaaaaaaaacatcagttagTTATTCTGTTGCCAAGTCCACAACAACAAGACATATTTTTAGCATGGACTCCGATCTCCTAACTCCACGTAAACCACATGTCTTATACTTATATTCAGAGACAGGAGCATCATTAAAACTGGATGTTGACAAAATAAGTTGATTCTCATTCTCAAGTCATTCTCCACTGTCAGACACTGTTCACTCAAAGGGCAGCTCTGTCAAGACACTATTTTATTAGCTATGGGTCAACAGCATAAACTCAATTTCAGACTCCATCAAAGTTCAACCGGATTTAGAAAATTTCTAACTTAATTGCTTCTCATGTTGTTATGCATTGGTTTTTGAaccagacaaaataaaagcctaatTGCATGTAGAGGAGCTGATAGGTGGATTTTGTCACCTGGTTTCTTTACGCTAAGAAAACTGGTGGCTCACTGTAACTtcaaagattgtttttaaacttcataTCAAACTTCTCATCTCTTGGATTaacatttctcaaaatgtcaaactaatcTTTAAACAGGCAGGAAGTGCAGATGACAGAGCATCGCACATAAGATTTATGCTCTGTGTACCCTTGTGTTGTTTCAGCCCCCTACTGAAGCCTAAATAGAGCAGCAACCTAATGACCTTTGTTAAATATTATCTGCCCCTTGTACTGCCTTACAATAACAAAATGCTCTGAAATGTTAAAGCCAGACGTTGAAACATGGGAGTACAGCGAACAGCTTCATGAATCATTTATCCAGCaaaattaaacttttctttaaaattccAGCCCCTTTGTGAGGGAGAATTTACTGCCTCTCCTTTTgtctgcctttttattttttgctcagaaagaaacaaaatgacctacataacaaatgtttaaaggacattgaggaaataaaatgcatttttaagctTTTGTCCTACTGAAGGAGTGTTGTTGGCCTCAAGAGTTATTAATTACACAAATCCAGTTCACTAATACAGTGGCAGCCTGCCCAGAACTCTCAGTATGTTGAGTTCCTCGATAATGGAAAttctactgtttttttattctgaaaatccTACGCCCAGCTGAGACCTACAGAGGAAAAATCAGTAACCCAGATCCCGGAGAAATGCATTTACACACAATGGAAAATGTGTTGGAATTGACGCATCCTTTTTAAGAGAATATTGTGAAACCAATATGTGTCTAAAGTAATGTATATCGGTCTGTGTGAGATCTTCTACCTGCCAAGTGGGGTCAGCATGGCGGTAGTAACAGAAGTTATCGGTGATCCACTTGTAGATGCAGGACAGAGTGATCTTGGTCTTTTTACTGGCCTGCATGGCCATGCAGATGAGGGTAGCGTATGAGTACGGCGGCTTGATGTGAGGGTTGGTCTTGTAGTCCACCTCATCCGGACAGTGACCGTGCGCCACAATGCCGGGGAGGGACTGCATCCTGCTGTAGGCCGCCGCTGTGGGCTTCCCTGGGGTCAGGGGCATGCCAATGGAGGCGAGGTCCCCGGCCAAAGGGGAGGCTGGGGCTTCGGAGCCCAGCTGCTGGCCGAACAGGTGCGGCTGTTGGTGGTCCTGCTGTGGCACGTTGGCACCGAGAATGGAGAACTCCTGCAGCCACTGAAGGCTTGTCAGGCTGTCATCCAGGTTGAAGGAGCAGATGTTGTTATGGTTCTTGGTcttgttgttgttattcttgttgttgttgttgttgatgacCCCGTCCCGTTCCTCCGCCTGAGCAGCGGCGgtcaccacctcctcctccagcccCACCGAGCCTTCGGGCCAGGGGTCTGTACAGCTCAGAAACAGCATGACTCTCTCCAGcacccctctcctctctgtcagcctagttctcttcctccctctacCAGCGCCTGCAGGACCGAAGATACACCCCCAACGTCAACAAAGTGCGAAAAGACAGGGACAATGAAGACAGAAAGCTTAAAgtaaagtgaaatatttgtaGATTCCCACTTCAGTGCTGCTGTGCCATGTCTGTCACCTAGATATCTGACTGATTACAAAACACCAGACCTAAAATACtctgaaaaaagttaaatcctGACTTTGAGATGTGAGGCAGCTCTTACTCTTTGCAGGGCTCAGAACATCCCTGATTACCTCTGATGCGCACTTGACGCACCATGGGGCGCACGCACATCATCCCCAACGCAATGTTACAACTTTTAACCAGTATGTGTAGAAAAGGTTAAGAGGCTTTGAAAATGACTTCATCAAATCGTGCTATTATAAATTTCACATaagttttattgtcagttttGAGGGGGAAAACATGCAGTTTGGTAATTTATTGCGTAAAATCCACCAGTTTGTCAGTCGACAAAATATatgatttcatttaattaaagctacaaatCTTGGTTTGCAGttgaatttgtcattttataaattagTATTTAAATAGTATATAGTTAGTATTTTGTAGTTCTTATATGTAATTTCTCATTTATTATTgaattgaaatgtatttgtctaGCTCGGATGTTTGGCCTCTAGAATGAGCAGGCTGGATTTAAACAGTTTACCTGTGTAAACATTTCAGGGACACTTTCTAATATCccttaaataaacattcaaactCACCTTTTGTCGGCTGTGATGTTGAGTTGGGAGAGTTAAATATCCAAAGGAGCAGCTCACTAATGTGCACCCACTGTTGCTTGGTTTGCACCTGCTGTCAGTTTgtgactgaagaaaagaaagaaggaagaggaaTTCTGTGGATAGTGTTTGGCGCTGTGTTGGGCGCTTCTTCTCCTCTATGAAGCTTTTTTTATAACTGGTGTCAGCGGGTTGCAGGATCTTTCGGGAAAGCACTTTAATACCTGGTGCAGGAGGTTTGTCTAGTAACTATAGAAACGGCACACCCCCTTGTAAACAGCTTCCCTCTTCTCTATTGGCCCATACGTTTCTATAGggattcatttttaatcactCTCAAGTCAACTGGCTGATGCCTCGTAGGTTCTCAAACTAACGAGGACTTAACTTTTaggttattttaatttactttatatttgtgttttactccTTTACTTTTAACTGAGACACACAGTAACCTTTAATTTCAAATAAGaaacttacaaaaaaaatataactatgcttataaaatatatttttgcactGCATACTCACATTTTACTTCAGATTTACTTTAGATGGACATGTACTTCATTACATTTATATGacaatatttaacataaaaaactaATGTTAATCAAATTCAACCAGTGGTTTTAAAcccttttatcattcttttaTAAAACAGTTTAGTTGTATTTCCTTGTCCCATTTTAGTATATACATATGGCTGAAAGTGCACATCACACACAGGTCCAGGGGCCCAAGAGGTCAGGGGTTCGATGGGCCAGAGCCTCTGAAGTTACTGATTTCTATATTTTGTGGCTGAAAAACCATTAAAACGTGAAAAAACTACccaaaaatcattaaaaacaaactaagaaTATCTGTAAAGAGTCACAAAATGACAGGCATAAACttggcagaaaacaaatatgaaattgcgaacaaaacaaccaaatgaCTAATTGTCATCACTTGAAGTAATGAAGTACTTTTACTCTATTGTATTAGGACAAATTAAAGATTCTGAAGGTCTTCACCAATGGTCTGCTTGTTTGTTCATTTGCTGATaagaaaaaggaacaaacaGTTCTTGCAGCATCACCTCTGAATATATTCAATCAGGAACAAACTACAAGTTGGACTCAGTGTTTGGACTTACTGGCAGGTGTATGTGAAGGAAAGTTTGTTCATAAGACAGATAAggcaagaaattaaaaaacagaaaggtCTGGTCCCTTCATCGCTCTAttagtgtggctgagtggtttCCTGAGGCCCCTCACAAAGGCAACTGTAAAGCAATAAAGAGGCTTCCTCATCTCTCTGCTCCTGATCTCCCCACTTTAGAGTTGGATGCAGAGCAGAGTGCAACTGAAAAACAGTTCTTGGGTCAAGTACTCTATGACCACTGATCATAGAGTACTTCTTGGGCTGAAGGACCCAAGAAGTCAGGAGGGCCCTGGCCCTGTGCCTCAGTATGATGGGagctttaattattattttattttatttcatttttaatagtaAAATTACCCCGagagagacaaataaaaagacaggcaaaatgacaacagaaatGTGATAATGTGATGAGtgcatattttgttgttgttttgtctctggaGACActcaaaatgatgatgaaattttagcaagaacacacacagaatgagcACAAACTGTTGAAAATGAGCAAGACATTGACACAGAATCACCGCAAATAAAGCAATAGCCTTATGTGTTCCTTTCACTCTATGGCTTCTTAAATATACTGGATAAGAAGGCTATGGGACCTTAAACCTGCCCAGGGACCCATTTTATCATAATCTGTCCATGGCATTGACATTGtgtagttaaaaacaaaatccaaaagtCAGTATCCTGGCATAAATGTAAACAGTGAAATATTGATGAAGATGCACTCTTAATTATTTTCCAATTACCGGTGACTATTGGTtctttttgggaaaaaaaaacgaaaatgATGTAACTAAGAATTAAGACAACAATGCTTTACTACAAGTAAGTGTACAAAAGCACTGCCATCTTTACGTAGTTGGAAGTATTAGcagtaaaactacaaaattGAAAGTAAAGTATTTCCAGATGTGATTGATATCTGGTTGTTTTCGACATTACTAGATTATTaaatcatcagcagcagcaattTACTGCTGCAGCTTCTAAAAGTGACGTTAGATTTAACTATCAACATGTTACTGGATTATTATTAATGATGCTTTGTTGTAAACAGTAATGTAATAAACAATGTGTTATTGTTGTAAGTGGGGGAAACTTTATTTAAAGGATTAAAAAAGTCTTGGCAATATCCTCACCATGGCTttgatactgtaaataaaataaaactattacagTTGTCAGATGGTGTATTAAGACTGTATTTCCCTCTAAAATGTTGTAGAATAAACCAGCATACAGTGGTGATTTTTAGACGCTTTCACAAAACACATATAGTGTTTTCGAAGACTGTATGAATCTAACAGACCTAAGGCTACtttgaatatttccattttacacttGTGTTGTCAAAGATCGAACAGGGTCAAGGCAGTAAGTTTACTTGTTGGCTCTGTAGTCGGTTGTTAGCTTCCAGTGAGTGGAGACTGATAAAAAGCAAAGCACAGTTAAACCAGTAAAGCCAGAAATGGGAGCAGGTTCTGGTCTTTATCTCAGTGCTGACACTCCTACAACATTTACCTCATTTCACAAGTCATTGTTTACACCCTGTAGGGTCAATGCTTCTGATGAGACAAACTCTTTCATGTCAGAGTCTGTCTCACTGGTCCTATCACATCACCTCCATCAGAGGTTGAAGGTCAGAGTGGGAGCAGCTGAACACAGTAAGCTGATTGAGTGGAGGGTCAGGGAGGTCTGGACTGGACTCAGGACTCAAAAGGTCTTATAGAGACAGACACAGCTGGAGACTGCAGGTGGACTTGACTGAGAGACAGACCTGAACAGACAGAAGATAAGGCACCTTACTAAATAACCAAGATTAATTGTTTACTGCACCTTCCATCACTAGTTCAGTGTTTCACATAAGTCAAAACACATTACATAACACAATGCATTCAAAAGACTAACTGAACATGAACTACCTGTGGTTCTATGGCACAGATGCTAAAACCCAAATATATGCTGTAGATTGAGTTTTTAAAGAATTTCATTAAAAAGATTATGTTTTGCATCACTAACATTAAAAATTATGCATTAATAATGTaatactttaaattattttactcaaaTAGGAGCAAACGCTGTATAGTAATTTGACCTGAATGTTTTTGCGTTCAGTAGTATTGTCTGCACTTACACAGAAGAGGGCGCCACATACCATTTAATGACAATTGTCCACATTATTCAGAACTCAACATGTCTGA includes these proteins:
- the foxj1a gene encoding forkhead box protein J1-A — protein: MLFLSCTDPWPEGSVGLEEEVVTAAAQAEERDGVINNNNNKNNNNKTKNHNNICSFNLDDSLTSLQWLQEFSILGANVPQQDHQQPHLFGQQLGSEAPASPLAGDLASIGMPLTPGKPTAAAYSRMQSLPGIVAHGHCPDEVDYKTNPHIKPPYSYATLICMAMQASKKTKITLSCIYKWITDNFCYYRHADPTWQNSIRHNLSLNKCFIKVPRQKDEPGKGGFWKIDPQYAERLLSGAYKKRRIPPVQINPALQNRLRVNLQPQLRGPCSPIEGLCINQESQRLLREFEEETGADQNWDPHLAEGTMLGSWPVVRGRGGHKRKQSVGTRNGASKVPRRSSSPLFPVDEQKEIGPLKGDFDWDALLDSALRGELSLEGEEPLSPIMKEEDLTVRGTHITPGEAPVGTADIHVLVETQRSKDESDFDEETFLATAFLESPWPEEEEQGRGDFLCSSTVNLDQLFDLGESLGRDPSTRIDTLL